Proteins encoded by one window of Mus musculus strain C57BL/6J chromosome 10, GRCm38.p6 C57BL/6J:
- the Hddc2 gene encoding 5'-deoxynucleotidase HDDC2 isoform X1 has translation MGRGLRLTPPSSYALQHGFGLVRLWSRAVAFSASSWAAQGERVGSAWPGGGAAQLRHRPHATSLAQPGVAGGYAAEAGPGTRARSMPSAATTQAMAMLRSGSGRQEPKPLHRVPRTGWVYRNVEKPESVSDHMYRMAVMAMVTRDDRLNKDRCIRLALVHDMAECIVGDIAPADNIPKEEKHRREEEAMKQITQLLPEDLRKELYELWEEYETQSSEEAKFVKQLDQCEMILQASEYEDLENKPGRLQDFYDSTAGKFSHPEIVQLVSELETERNASMATASAEPGS, from the exons atggggaggggcttGAGGTTGACACCGCCCAGCTCTTATGCACTTCAGCATGGCTTTGGCCTCGTCCGGCTCTGGAGCCGGGCTGTTGCGTTTTCTGCGTCTAGTTGGGCAGCTCAAGGTGAGCGGGTGGGATCGGCTTGGCCGGGAGGCGGTGCGGCCCAGCTCAGGCACCGACCTCACGCAACCTCCCTCGCTCAGCCCGGCGTTGCTGGCGGGTACGCAGCCGAGGCTGGACCGGGGACTCGTGCACGCTCCATGCCCAGCGCGGCCACAACCCAGGCCATGGCGATGCTGCGGAGCGGCAGCGGAAGGCAGGAGCCGAAACCCCTGCAC AGAGTTCCACGGACTGGCTGGGTATACAGAAATGTCGAAAAGCCAGAAAGCGTGTCAGATCACATGTACCGGATGGCAGTTATGGCCATGGTGACCAGAGATGACCGTCTTAACAAGGATAG ATGTATACGCCTAGCCCTGGTTCACGATATGGCAGAATGCATCGTTGGGGACATAGCACCCGCAGATAACATCcctaaagaagagaaacacaggagAGAAGAG GAGGCTATGAAACAGATAACCCAGCTGCTGCCAGAGGACCTCAGGAAGGAGCTATATGAACTCTGGGAA GAGTATGAGACTCAGTCTAGCGAAGAAGCCAAATTCGTGAAGCAGCTGGACCAGTGTGAAATGATCCTTCAGGCCTCAGAATATGAAGACCTAGAGAATAAGCCTGGGAGACTTCAAGACTTCTATGATTCCACAGCAG GAAAATTCAGTCACCCTGAgatagtccagcttgtttctgagctggaaacagaaagaaatgccaGCATGGCCACAGCCTCAGCGGAGCCGGGCTCCTGA
- the Hddc2 gene encoding 5'-deoxynucleotidase HDDC2 isoform X2 — MGRGLRLTPPSSYALQHGFGLVRLWSRAVAFSASSWAAQGERVGSAWPGGGAAQLRHRPHATSLAQPGVAGGYAAEAGPGTRARSMPSAATTQAMAMLRSGSGRQEPKPLHRVPRTGWVYRNVEKPESVSDHMYRMAVMAMVTRDDRLNKDRCIRLALVHDMAECIVGDIAPADNIPKEEKHRREEEAMKQITQLLPEDLRKELYELWEFLQEK; from the exons atggggaggggcttGAGGTTGACACCGCCCAGCTCTTATGCACTTCAGCATGGCTTTGGCCTCGTCCGGCTCTGGAGCCGGGCTGTTGCGTTTTCTGCGTCTAGTTGGGCAGCTCAAGGTGAGCGGGTGGGATCGGCTTGGCCGGGAGGCGGTGCGGCCCAGCTCAGGCACCGACCTCACGCAACCTCCCTCGCTCAGCCCGGCGTTGCTGGCGGGTACGCAGCCGAGGCTGGACCGGGGACTCGTGCACGCTCCATGCCCAGCGCGGCCACAACCCAGGCCATGGCGATGCTGCGGAGCGGCAGCGGAAGGCAGGAGCCGAAACCCCTGCAC AGAGTTCCACGGACTGGCTGGGTATACAGAAATGTCGAAAAGCCAGAAAGCGTGTCAGATCACATGTACCGGATGGCAGTTATGGCCATGGTGACCAGAGATGACCGTCTTAACAAGGATAG ATGTATACGCCTAGCCCTGGTTCACGATATGGCAGAATGCATCGTTGGGGACATAGCACCCGCAGATAACATCcctaaagaagagaaacacaggagAGAAGAG GAGGCTATGAAACAGATAACCCAGCTGCTGCCAGAGGACCTCAGGAAGGAGCTATATGAACTCTGGGAA TTCTTACAGGAAAAGTAA
- the Hddc2 gene encoding 5'-deoxynucleotidase HDDC2 encodes MALASSGSGAGLLRFLRLVGQLKRVPRTGWVYRNVEKPESVSDHMYRMAVMAMVTRDDRLNKDRCIRLALVHDMAECIVGDIAPADNIPKEEKHRREEEAMKQITQLLPEDLRKELYELWEEYETQSSEEAKFVKQLDQCEMILQASEYEDLENKPGRLQDFYDSTAGKFSHPEIVQLVSELETERNASMATASAEPGS; translated from the exons ATGGCTTTGGCCTCGTCCGGCTCTGGAGCCGGGCTGTTGCGTTTTCTGCGTCTAGTTGGGCAGCTCAAG AGAGTTCCACGGACTGGCTGGGTATACAGAAATGTCGAAAAGCCAGAAAGCGTGTCAGATCACATGTACCGGATGGCAGTTATGGCCATGGTGACCAGAGATGACCGTCTTAACAAGGATAG ATGTATACGCCTAGCCCTGGTTCACGATATGGCAGAATGCATCGTTGGGGACATAGCACCCGCAGATAACATCcctaaagaagagaaacacaggagAGAAGAG GAGGCTATGAAACAGATAACCCAGCTGCTGCCAGAGGACCTCAGGAAGGAGCTATATGAACTCTGGGAA GAGTATGAGACTCAGTCTAGCGAAGAAGCCAAATTCGTGAAGCAGCTGGACCAGTGTGAAATGATCCTTCAGGCCTCAGAATATGAAGACCTAGAGAATAAGCCTGGGAGACTTCAAGACTTCTATGATTCCACAGCAG GAAAATTCAGTCACCCTGAgatagtccagcttgtttctgagctggaaacagaaagaaatgccaGCATGGCCACAGCCTCAGCGGAGCCGGGCTCCTGA